From the genome of Triticum aestivum cultivar Chinese Spring chromosome 3B, IWGSC CS RefSeq v2.1, whole genome shotgun sequence, one region includes:
- the LOC123070914 gene encoding L-type lectin-domain containing receptor kinase SIT2 gives MFLHILEMSRVTPMLDKKHKCFIPCQLFFLFICLNRAPFTIANDQFVYSGFTQANLSLDGAATITPDGLLELTNGTFNLQGHALYPTPLHFRTSPSGYVQSFSISFVFSILSAYPDKSADGMAFFVTRNKNFSSALPAQYLGLLNNQNNGKASNHIFAVELDTNQNSEFQDINGNHVGININSLHSVQSHDAGFFDDKTGMFKNLSLISREMMQVWVEYDGGATKVDVTLAPIKMAKPARPLLSTIYDLSTVFTDTAYIGFSSATGVIKSRYYILGWSFSMGKTAPGIDTTKLPRLPHVGPKPHSKVLTIVLPIVIAAFILIAGIIIILFARRKLAYTELQEDWEIEFGPHRFPYKDLFIGTQGFNNKNILGAGGFGKVYKGILPTSQLEVAVKKLSHDSKQGTKEFITEIVSMGRLRHRNLVQLLGYCRGKGELLLVYDYMPNGSLDKYLHCEQEMPLLDWAMRFHIIKGVACGLLYLHEKWDKAIIHRDIKASNVLLDSELNGRLGDFGLAKSYDHGTDPHTTRVVGTMGYLAPELLRTGKLSPLTDVFAFGIFLLEVTCGQRPVKQNANGDRVMLVDLVLENWQKGTMVEIIDQRLQGKCKADEAWLVLKLGLLCSQPFASTRPSMHQVMQYLNGDMPLPEFAPTDMSFSMQALMENRGFNPSSVSNPQLMTSIATLSGLSGGR, from the coding sequence ATGTTCTTGCATATTCTTGAGATGTCACGGGTCACACCCATGCTTGACAAGAAACATAAGTGTTTCATTCCATGCCAACTCTTCTTCCTGTTCATTTGCCTCAACCGAGCACCCTTCACCATTGCTAATGACCAGTTTGTCTACTCCGGCTTCACCCAAGCTAACCTCAGCCTTGATGGAGCTGCCACAATCACACCAGATGGACTCCTTGAACTAACAAATGGCACCTTTAACCTCCAAGGCCATGCTCTATACCCAACTCCTCTACACTTCCGCACGTCGCCTAGTGGTTATGTACAGTCTTTTTCTATCAGCTTCGTCTTCAGCATCCTGTCCGCCTACCCTGACAAGAGTGCTGATGGCATGGCCTTCTTCGTCACCAGAAACAAGAATTTCTCCAGTGCGTTGCCAGCCCAGTACTTGGGGCTCCTCAACAACCAGAACAACGGTAAAGCAAGCAACCATATATTTGCGGTGGAGCTTGACACCAATCAAAATAGTGAATTCCAGGACATCAATGGCAACCATGTTGGTATCAACATAAACAGTCTCCACTCTGTGCAATCCCATGATGCTGGCTTCTTTGATGACAAAACTGGTATGTTCAAGAACTTGAGCCTCATTAGCCGTGAGATGATGCAGGTGTGGGTAGAGTATGACGGAGGAGCTACAAAGGTCGATGTAACTTTGGCTCCCATCAAAATGGCCAAGCCTGCAAGACCATTACTGTCAACCATCTATGATCTCTCAACAGTTTTCACAGACACGGCATACATTGGCTTCTCGTCCGCAACTGGAGTCATCAAGTCAAGATACTACATACTTGGCTGGAGCTTCAGCATGGGAAAGACTGCTCCTGGGATTGACACAACCAAGCTGCCAAGGTTACCTCATGTTGGCCCAAAGCCTCACTCAAAGGTCTTAACGATTGTCCTGCCAATAGTCATTGCAGCATTCATCCTTATTGCTGGAATTATCATCATTTTATTTGCTCGAAGGAAATTGGCATATACCGAGCTACAAGAAGACTGGGAGATCGAGTTTGGGCCACATCGATTCCCGTATAAGGATTTGTTCATAGGCACAcaaggatttaataataaaaacaTACTCGGAGCAGGAGGATTCGGAAAGGTGTATAAAGGCATACTTCCTACATCTCAATTGGAGGTTGCGGTGAAGAAATTGTCACATGATTCAAAGCAGGGAACAAAGGAATTCATTACTGAGATTGTTAGCATGGGCCGCCTTCGTCACCGCAACCTCGTGCAGTTACTTGGCTATTGCAGGGGAAAAGGTGAACTCCTTTTGGTCTATGATTACATGCCAAATGGTAGTCTTGACAAGTACCTGCACTGTGAACAAGAAATGCCCTTACTAGATTGGGCTATGCGGTTTCATATCATCAAAGGAGTTGCATGTGGCCTGCTCTACCTCCATGAGAAGTGGGATAAAGCTATCATCCACAGAGACATCAAAGCAAGCAATGTGCTTCTCGATAGCGAATTAAATGGGCGACTAGGAGATTTTGGCCTTGCAAAATCGTATGATCATGGTACTGACCCACATACCACACGTGTGGTCGGTACCATGGGTTACCTTGCCCCAGAACTGTTACGCACAGGCAAGCTGTCTCCTCTTACGGATGTTTTTGCCTTTGGCATATTCCTTCTCGAGGTCACCTGCGGGCAAAGGCCTGTCAAGCAGAATGCAAATGGCGATCGAGTTATGTTGGTTGACTTGGTACTTGAGAATTGGCAGAAAGGAACAATGGTGGAGATAATAGACCAGAGGCTCCAAGGCAAGTGCAAAGCAGATGAGGCATGGCTGGTCCTGAAGCTTGGTCTATTGTGCTCACAACCCTTTGCTAGCACAAGGCCTAGCATGCATCAAGTCATGCAATACCTCAACGGAGACATGCCATTACCAGAGTTCGCACCAACCGACATGAGCTTCAGCATGCAAGCCTTGATGGAAAACAGGGGATTCAACCCTTCTAGCGTGTCAAATCCACAGCTCATGACAAGCATCGCTACATTGTCAGGCCTCTCGGGAGGGAGATAA